A genomic window from Sorex araneus isolate mSorAra2 chromosome 2, mSorAra2.pri, whole genome shotgun sequence includes:
- the LOC101555480 gene encoding olfactory receptor 7A17-like, with protein MDAENLTGITEFLLLGFSEEPELQPLIFVLFLSMYLVTVLGNLLIILAVSSNPHLHTPMYFFLANLSFVDICFTSTTVPKMLLNIQTHSKAISYADCITQMYFFLLFVVMDNCLLAVMAYDRFVAICHPLHYTVIMNPRVCGLLLLLCWCVSVLDSVVESLAVLWLSFCTNVEIPHFFCELNQVIHLACSDTFISDVVMYVAALLLAGGAFTGIFYSYTKIVSSIRRISSVQGKYKAFSTCASHLSVVFLFYGTALSVYMSSAVTRNSQSSAIASVMYTVVTPMLNPFIYSLRNKDIKRALKNLIGKKTTIGHGS; from the coding sequence ATGGACGCCGAGAACCTTACAGGAATCACAGAATTTCTCCTTCTAGGATTTTCTGAGGAACCAGAGCTGCAGCCCCTCATCTTTGTGCTTTTTCTGTCTATGTACCTGGtcaccgtgctggggaacctgctcatcatcctggccgtcagctcaaacccccacctccacacgcccatgtacttcttcctggccaacctgtccttcgtggacatctgcttcacctccaccactgtccctaaaATGCTGTTGAACATCCAGACACACAGCAAGGCCATCAGCTATGCAGACTGCATCACTCAGATGTACTTTTTCCTCCTGTTTGTTGTGATGGACAATTGTCTTCTagctgtgatggcctatgaccgctttgtggccatctgccaccccctgcactacacggtcatcatgaacccccgggTCTGtgggctgctgcttctgctgtgcTGGTGTGTTAGCGTTCTGGATTCTGTGGTGGAGAGTTTGGCCGTGCTGTGGCTGTCCTTCTGCACAAACGTGGAGATCCCCCACTTTTTCTGTGAATTAAACCAAGTGATCCACCTTGCCTGCTCAGACACCTTCATCAGTGATGTGGTCATGTATGTGGCAGCGTTGCTGCTGGCTGGAGGTGCCTTCACTGGGATCTTTTATTCCTACACTAAGATCGTTTCCTCCATCCGACGAATCTCCTCGGTTCAGGGGAAGTATAAAGCCTTTTCCACCTGTGCTTCCCACCTCTCTGTGGTCTTCTTATTCTATGGTACGGCCCTAAGTGTGTACATGAGCTCTGCCGTTACCCGGAACTCCCAGTCGAGTGCCATCGCCTCAGTGATGTACAcagtggtcacccccatgctgaaccccttcatctacagtctCCGGAACAAAGACATCAAGAGGGCTCTGAAGAATCTTATTGGGAAGAAAACAACGATAGGACATGGTTCCTAG